The DNA window ccttcactgagactgacacacagaggccacgcctccttcactgagactgacacacacagaggccacgcctccttcactgagactgacacacagaggccatgcctcctgcactgagactgacacacacagaggccacgcctcctgcactgagactgacacacagaggccacgcctcctgcaccgagactgacacacagaggccacgcctcctgcactgagactgacacacagaggccacgcctcctgcaccgagactgacacacagaggccacgcctcctgcactgagactgacacacagaggccacgcctcctgcactgagactgacacacacagaggccacgcctcctgcactgagactgacacacacagaggccacgcctcctgcactgagactgacacacagaggccacgcctcctgcactgagactgacacacacagaggccacgcctcctgcactgagactgacacacagaggccacgcctcctgcactgagactgacacacacaggggccacgcctcctgcactgagactgacacacacagaggccacgcctcctgcactgagactgacacacacaggggccacgcctcctgcactgagactgacacacacagaggccacgcctcctgcactgagactgacacacacagaggccacgcctcctgcactgagactgacacacatgGGTCTATGTATCTTATGAATATTAAACTTATTGTACTTTGGTGTTTCTTCTCATCCTCAGAAAGAAAGCTGAGGAATTCCTGCGCATGCTGGAAGCTAAAGATTGGGTCAAACCTTCCGGCGAATCGGGAGACAAAGTCACGAGGCGGCAGAATGCAGACGCCGAAGCCGAGAGACATGGGTCGGAGAAGCACTCGAGAGGGCGGAGCCGGAGTAAGAGCAGGAGCCGGAGTCAAGGGAGGAGCCTGGGGCGGAGTCGAGGAAAGAGCAGAGCTCGCAGTCGGGGAAGGAGCCGAGCTCGGAGCAGGAGCAGGAGTCGGGGTAAAAGCCGCACCAGAGCAAAGAGCCGGCCTCGCAGTCGTAGCCGCAGCCGGGGGCGGAGCTTAGCCAGGAGTAAAAGCCAGCCTCGGTTCCATAAAGAATCTCAGCGCAGCATTAAAGACACAGCAACTCCATCTGTTAGTAGAGTACCTGACCTCTTCCAGAACCTGAAACAGGTCCTACAGAGCAAAGAGCTGGAGAATCACCTCACTGTGGTGAAGAACACCTTCAACCAGGTATTATAATCACTCACAGGTCTTATAAAgactcctcctcatcctccatcCTCCTCATTTACAACTGGATTAGAAGCAGAACAAACTGTTGAACATCCTGCAGCTGTAACCCAGATGTTTGGTCATGTTCTCCAGCTAGAAGCAGTTTGTTCTGAAGTTCACATCTTTTATGTAATAGTGTAATGATggagaaatgtttttgtatctTTTCTTAGACCCATGAAGACATGAGGCTGAAGCAGGAAGCTGCACCTTCACAGAAATTTCCAGACTTTCTGAAGAAGTCCTGCGACCCCGAGCGAGCCGGTTACTCCAACCCAAACTCCGTACTTCCTCACGAGAGAGTGTCCGGAAATGACAGCACCTTAAATTGGATCTTACCCTGGAACGATCCGGGACAAAAGATGGGAACTTTCCCGAATAAATGCGTCTTCTCCAGCATCGAGGACGAGGAGGAGTTCCTCTACGGAGAAGATGACGGGAGGAAGAAGCCCCAAGCCGTCACCGTCCCGCTCGCTCAAACCAGACATGCTGAAAATCCGATCTCGTCTCCATGTATCTCCAAACCTCCCGTCCTCCAGGAGCCCAGGGGACAGAGCGTGATCCCCAGACAACGCTTGACCCCAGACGTCTCAGCAGAGGAGTGCGAGAAGGTGAAGAACCTGCTGAAGACCATCGGGTTGAACCTGAACCAGTCCGACATCAGCAAGATGGTCACCAGACTGAAGCAGAAGCAAGAGGAGCAGAGAGGCGTGAGCTCGAAACAGACTCTCAGAGCGACACTGGAGACACTGCTGAACCGCAATAAAGGTACCAGAGATAGATCAGACATCATCAGACATAAAACATAGGTTAGTAAGATCAGGCATACCAATAGTAACGTGCTAATTAGAGCtagatcagacacacaaataGACCTTTAGTAAGGCATTAAATTTACATGAGACATCAATAACAGATCTAGATCAGACACCTTGAAACCTGTACTGCACTAAAGATATCAGAGCTAGATCAGACATAATTATTAGACCTGTAACAATACACTAATAGTCTAAGATCAGATTGGATTTTGATAACAGACAGAGTGCTAAATGCTTTAGAACTAGATCAGACATCATCATGCCTATAATAATTCCAGAGCTATCGAAGATAGATCAGACACCAATATCAATCAGACCTCGATATAATTATACAGTAAAAGTACAACGATTAGGTCAGGCACAAAATCCACGCCTGTAATAATTCACGAAATATGTAAAAATTAGATCAGACACCAATGTCTGATCTGTAATAGTACGCTGAAGGTATGATAGATCAGACCTTGACATGAGAGCTGGAAAAGTGTATTAAAGGGATAAAAGGGTTTAAAGGGATAGCTTTAAAAAAGCAGATCCcaaaacatcacacatcatAATGCAGGAATAATCAGATGTTTAGATCAGATACCAGACAGCATGAGCAATCAATCAGACTTCTAAATAAGagctaaaaaatatattaaagatcAAGAAACCGGATATCAACACAATATCTAGATTAGACACCGATATCtgatctgtaatactgcagtatAGACAGCGTGGGATTAGAGagtgagatcagacagcaggattaggtgtgagatcagacagtAGGATTAgggtgtgagatcagacagtAGGATTAgggtgtgagatcagacagcagGATTAGGGTGTGAGATCAGACCGCAGGATTAgggtgtgagatcagacagcaggattagagtgtgagatcagacagcagTATTAGagtgtgagatcagacagcaggattagggtgtgagatcagacagcaggattagggtgtgagatcagacagcaggattagggtgtgagatcagacagcaggattagggtgtgagatcagacagcaggattagggtgtgagatcagacagcaggattagggtgtgagatcagacagcagGATGAGGGTGTGAGATCAGACGGCCGGATTAGAGAGTGAGATCAGACGGCAGTATCAGagtgtgagatcagacagcagTATCAGAGCGTGAGATCAAACAGCAGGATTAGAGTGAGATCAAACAGCAGTATCAgggtgtgagatcagacagcagTATCAgggtgtgagatcagacagcagTATCAgggtgtgagatcagacagcagTATCAgggtgtgagatcagacagcagTATCAgggtgtgagatcagacagcagtatgtgtgtgtataataattatGGTTTatgttgatggtgtgtgtgcagtgcagAAGTCTGAGGACAGTCGGAGTAATCGATCTGAAAGCAGCCATTCATGTCGAGAGTCTGACCACAGAGAGGTAACaggggaataaataaataaataaataaacaaacaaacaaataaataaataaataaagagcgTTGACATTGATGCAGAGTTTGGTGTCTGCTAGCAGAGtgaggagatggagagagagaaggagaaggagcggagagagaaacagatccagaagaagaggaaggagtACCTGGTGAAGGAGCTGGAGGATCTGCTGAAGCATGAAGGTACTCAGGCTTTACACAGAACCCTGCAGTGTGCAGCAGGATGTTCCTCTGAACACTGATGTCTCTCTCACCGCAGGTTCAGGTGATCTGATCCCCGTCATCGGTTTCTTCTGTCAGCGCTGCGAGGAGTTCCTCGGGGACCTGAGCAGTGCTGagggacacaaacacaccaacacacaccaggtcaacacactacacactcagaCATCAGGGTTCTGTGTTACCTTCATCTGGTTTTACAGCTTTCAGGGTTGGATTTGGTGAATTAATCGTATTTTGGTCCTTTGATGATGTTTCATGTTTTGTCCGAATATTCGAGCCTGGACCGGATTGGGCTcctttgggggcggggcttataaTCCAAGGTTTACATCTActtataccccttttccaccagaaagaaccgggtgctggttcagagcgagtgctggtgctggttcagagtcggttccactggagaaccttctaagaaccggtttgcctttccgtcggtcagagagcatcacagcaccgagtgtgacgtcactgtatacgtgtcacgttacacagcgacgttagcgcagcagcgacaaacacaacaacaacaatggtggatgttactttactgttaatgctcatggctttgtgaacctacattaacacccaaacgcggcgaatccgacgtgtacgtgcggctccgtgtaatctgtataaacggaggttgtgatggagaaagtacttaacgttattttatcattaacacagaaaaaagttagccttagcatgtagctacctactatcatgtgtgctgataatgtatcatatcgcggtaaagtaaaagtgtattaaacattagtatacttaaggtacattatcaaatgtgctaacagtagccccgcccacagccccgcccacaagcggttcttaagtctaggccagcgacgttttggtgctacataagaaccacttttcctggttcagagccggtgctttggcggtcgaaacagaaagaactggttctaaattaggctccgaacctgcactcaaactgcctcaggGGTAAAGGGGCAATAGAAGAATTCCTCACTTAACTTATGCTTAATTTTCAGTTCCATACATCATGTTTGCGGTTCATCATGTTTGTGGTTTATGTAAATCCCCGTACCCAGAGATCCCGTCTCTACACCACGCTCGTGCTCGATTGCTTCATTAGTCCTTAGGCCTGGACACGTCCTCCATACTGTGTGCACCTTCCTGAGCTAAAGCTTTAGAATCAACATGAAACttgtaaacattaaaaaagaatttacTCTAAAAACTCAATTTTGTCAAAACGCTCCAGAGCGTTAAAGTTGACTCAAGTGAATCAGAGAATCGACTCTTTTTTTGGGATTGACTCAATGGTTTGATACACAAGAGattaaaaagtttatatttgtAAAAAGTATTTATCAACACTACTTGGATGGAAAAAAGGAGGTTATTTAATAAGGTAACTTATTATCTGCTAATTTAATCAAATACTCTATAACCTCTTTATAACCTGCTTTATAACCTCTTTATAACCTCAACATCTCACACCTCTCCACCATGTCACAGGATCAGCAGCTCGAAGACAAGAAGAGGCACCGAGACCAGGAGATTAACACGGAGAGGAAAAGACCGAGAGAAGACGCTCACAGCCCTCACGGGACCAAGGACGAGTCCAGAGTCCAGGAGACGAAAGACAGGAACGATGACGACGGCCAGTCGAGTAAGAGCggcaaaaagaagaaaaagaaagagaaaaagaagaaggaaaaaaagaaagagaagaagaaaaagtctAAGAAGAATTAGCGTGTGTCTCTCCTGACCGTGTCAGGGCCGACATATTAACTCGTCATACTGGACAAACGTAACGCTTACAAAAGGGTGCCAAAACTTATTGTCTTTGATGAAAAGAAACTGTTTTGTCATCACTGCAAATAAAGCAGCTTTAGTGTTAAAGACACGACCCCACGGCTCTCCAACACCTGCTACAGGTTTATCACAGAATCGGGATCATATCAGCACCACCCGCATCCCACCATCCACATCCCACCACCCGCCTCCCACATCCCACCATCCACCACCCGCATCCCACCATCCACCACCCGCATCCCACCATCCACCTCCCACATCCCACCACCCGCATCCCGCATCCCACCATCCACCACCCGCATCCCACAATCCACCTCCCACCATCCACATCCCGCATCCCACCTCCCACCATCCACCTCCCACATCCCACCATCCACCACCTGCATCCCACCACCCACATCCCACCACCCGCATCCCACTATCCACCTCCCACATCCCACCACCCGCATCCCACCATCCACCTCCCGCATCCCACCACCCGCATCCCGCATCCCACCACCCGCATCCCACATCCCACCATCCACCACCCGCATCCCACCATCCACCTCCCACCACCCGCATCCCACCATCCACCTCCCACCACCCGCATCCCACCATCCACCTCCCACCATCCACATCCCGCATCCCACCTCCCACCATCCACCTCCCACATCCCACCATCCACCACCTGCATCCCACCACCCACATCCCACCACCCGCTAAACCGATTCATCTAAACAATTCAGCTACAGTTTACATTTAGATTCCAAGCGTAAAGTTCATTTGTAGCTGAATTTTCATGATCAGTTGTTTCTTCTTGTTCATTTCTctcaaaataaatcatttagttACACAAAGCTGCAGTACTGACACTCTGTGACCAGACCGACTTCGGCTTCTTCCAGCGAGTCGGATCATCCGACTCACCAAAAagcagagatggggactcgagtcatatgagttgactcgagtcagacttgagtcgcaaatttgagacttgcttgacaaatattaaaaaaagactcaactccacattcatgacttgagacttgactcggacttgagttaaatgaccgagatgggggactcgacttgactcgagtcagacttaagtcgcaaatttgaaaCTCGagaattgcttgacaaataCCAATaaaagactcgactcgactttgacattcatgacttgagacttacttgtgacttgcacgtgtgtgacttactcccgcCTCCGGCACAAAGAGTCGACTCTGTTGACTCACGAACAAATCTTTCCAGTTTCTTTTCTAAACTCGATCAATACTTAAGACAGAAAGTGTTCGTGATAAATAGAGCTTTTGATTGTGAGTCTTTAAACCGTAGCGTATCTGCTCGTAACGAACGTAACCGCTCGTAACGAACGTAACCGCTCGTAACGAACGTAACCGCTCGTAACGAACGTAACCGCTCGTAACGAACGTAACCGCTCGTAACGAACGCTGAAATAAGACGAGGCAATACATCCGTTTTATGTcctaatgttttattaacaacTCAAAATAACGACAGAACTTCAaattcattttttccccaactCGATGTTCATGAATCTGTAAATTAAACACTAGCCAGAGAGACCCCACAGCCCCCGAGCCGAGAACGTTATTCACttctatttacatttctaaTCTACAGAAATCGGTGCACGTTGTTTGTACAACActgacagtatgtaaaaaaCCTGTACAATAATGAGTTcagatttaaaaaggaaataaaaagcgAGTCAGTGACGTCAGCGATCGTCGTTCGGACGACGTGTTGAAGCGGTTAGTGTGTTAAGGGACTCCGAAAGGTCGTGGATCAAAGTCGGTGGGCTACGAAAAACAATCTGGTATAAAACGTCCGTCAGACCGTCAAAGATGCGTTAAAATTTTTAGAAACACGACAAACAGGAAGTGCATTTTAAAAAGCAGTCAGCAGCTTCTGGATTCTTCCTCTTAGAAGGAAcatgatggggggggggggggtgtgaaAACTCAGCATCACATAAAAGTCCAGAGAGAcctcacattattattattattattgtagtctCACGTCAgtctgtgattggctgatctCAACCtcctgatgatgtcatcactgtcACAAATGTAGGATCAGAAAGTTAACGTAATAAAGTACAACATACAgctaattagctagctagtaaaAACCTTTACGCTAGCGAGCGTGTCTCGGTGTCTGAGGCTCCGCCCACCGGATACGGCACGTCTGATGAGTTTCTGTACGCTTTTCTGGACACGAGATTTGGGATCGTCCAGGCTGTATTCTGATTGGCTCTCTGTGCTCATGTGTCTTACACTACAGAtgaaagaaccaaaaaaaaaggcatttagCGGtgagtcaaaaataaataaataaaaaaactcacGTGGTTGAGAAAAAAACGCTACGGTTCGTTCAAACAAAAAGCTTTCTTTTCTGaaaagagggcggggcttcGATAGGTTCCTCTGTTACACTCGGTTCTCTAGTAGAACCCTTTCAGGAAGCCAGGAAAATGTTCATGATAAAGATGCAGAAAAACGAGTGTTCATTAGAAAGTAGAACCGTTAGCTGGAAGCTAACAAGTCGCTTATCCGATCGTGAGCCCTTAAATAACACCGAACCGTGCGAGTGTTTCCTGCGAGAACGTTCCACAGGGAACCGTATCAGAAAGGTAGAACCATGGAATGATCCAACAGCACGGATCCTAAGTGGAGTTAAGAACCCTAACAGAAGCCTCCAACTGAGAAGGGATCAGAAAATAGAACCATTCCAGGAAGTCGAGAACTCCTAATTATCCAACGAAACAATCCTAGAACCCTACGACCGATCCGTTCTCCACCAAGTGGAACTCTCAGGAAACTAAGACCTCAGAAATAAAGACGTCGTTAGAGATCTAAAGGGATCTACTCTGAACTTCCGTGAATCCCTACAGCACGGTGATTATCTGGTGTTTTAAACAGAACCCTTGAACAGAACGTCCTGTTTTTCCCATCAGAGAAGATCCAATCTCTGCAAGCCAAAAACCCTTAGAGTGCTCCAAGTACCAAGAAGTTCAGGTTCTAGatgttaaaaaatgaacaagGGGTTCTTCATTGATTTTAAGGGTTCTGTGGATGACCGGAGATGATGTAAAGTTCTACAAAGAAACAGAGTAAACTTACAGAAGTGTGGAACGTTCCATCCCTAAACCAACCATCCAGGACCTGCCTACAAATATTTAAGGTTCTCCAGAAGGACGACTGAAGAACCTTTACAGTTTTATGAGCGTGGAACAAGAGTCAAGGTGCAAATGTTCTCTctaaaaaaagttataaaaaaacatgagcttcaaaaggagtgtgtgtgtgtgtgtgttagtaataTAAGGTTTAGCACTAGTGTGTATCacacagctggtgtgtgtgtgttcgtaatATAAGGTTTAGCACTAGTGTGTATCacacagctggtgtgtgtgtgtgtgtgtgttcgtaatATAAGGTTTAGCACTAGTGTGTATCacacagctggtgtgtgtgtgtgtgtgtgttcgtaatATAAGGTTTGGCACTAGTGTGTATCacacagctggtgtgtgtgtgtgttcgtaatATAAGGTTtggcattagtgtgtgtgtgtgtgtgttcgtaatATAAGGTTtggcattagtgtgtgtgtgtgtgtgttcgtaatATAAGGTTTGGCACTAGTGTGTATCacacagctggtgtgtgtgtgtgttagtaataAGGTTTGGCACTAGTGTGTATCACacggctggtgtgtgtgtgtgtgtgtgtgtgtgtgtatgagcttACGAATTGCACTTGTGTGTATTGGCCTCACAGATCAGCTCTGGGTCTAAAGGCCACAATAATGCTACTGCATTAGGAgcaag is part of the Tachysurus fulvidraco isolate hzauxx_2018 chromosome 12, HZAU_PFXX_2.0, whole genome shotgun sequence genome and encodes:
- the LOC125146040 gene encoding zinc finger protein 318-like codes for the protein MLEAKDWVKPSGESGDKVTRRQNADAEAERHGSEKHSRGRSRSKSRSRSQGRSLGRSRGKSRARSRGRSRARSRSRSRGKSRTRAKSRPRSRSRSRGRSLARSKSQPRFHKESQRSIKDTATPSVSRVPDLFQNLKQVLQSKELENHLTVVKNTFNQTHEDMRLKQEAAPSQKFPDFLKKSCDPERAGYSNPNSVLPHERVSGNDSTLNWILPWNDPGQKMGTFPNKCVFSSIEDEEEFLYGEDDGRKKPQAVTVPLAQTRHAENPISSPCISKPPVLQEPRGQSVIPRQRLTPDVSAEECEKVKNLLKTIGLNLNQSDISKMVTRLKQKQEEQRGVSSKQTLRATLETLLNRNKVQKSEDSRSNRSESSHSCRESDHREQSEEMEREKEKERREKQIQKKRKEYLVKELEDLLKHEGSGDLIPVIGFFCQRCEEFLGDLSSAEGHKHTNTHQDQQLEDKKRHRDQEINTERKRPREDAHSPHGTKDESRVQETKDRNDDDGQSSKSGKKKKKKEKKKKEKKKEKKKKSKKN